A DNA window from Brassica napus cultivar Da-Ae chromosome C1, Da-Ae, whole genome shotgun sequence contains the following coding sequences:
- the LOC106401613 gene encoding probable E3 ubiquitin-protein ligase ARI1 isoform X1 yields MDDYYTADEEDCYYSSDHDESLGGIDNDDSEFHAASSKKSTTQVITQESLLAAQREDLLRVMELLSIKEHHARTLLIHYQWDIEKLISVFVEKGKDSLFSGAGVTVFDCRYGGDSSSLPSSSSNMSCDVCLEDVVADLMKRMDCGHCFCNDCWTEHFTVQINEGQSKRIRCMAHKCNAICDEDVVRSLVSKKRPDLAEKFDRFLVESYIEDNKMVKWCPSTPHCGNAIRAEDDKLCEVECSCGLQFCFSCMCQAHSPCSCLMWELWRKKCRDESETVNWITVHTKLCPKCYKPVEKNGGCNLVRCICGQYFCWLCGGATGKEHTYRSIAGHSCGRYEDDKERQMERAKRDLDRYTHYHHRYKAHTDSSKLEDKLRDTILEKVSNSEKKELKLKDFTWVTNGLNRLFRSRRILSYSYAFAYYMFGEELFKDEMSSSEREMKKNLFEDQQQQLEGNVEKLSQLLEEPFDDFSDDKVMDVRIHVINLSVAVDSLCKKMYECIENDLLGSLQSGIHNIAPYSSKGIEQAAEFHASWSSSKPLDSSGTSGETSRPEKASGSRDSEDMVCSSSKKRPRREGSFTNSKVTLLDLNLPADFIDQN; encoded by the exons ATGGATGATTACTACACAGCTGACGAAGAGGATTGCTATTACTCCTCCGATCATGATGAGTCTCTGGGCGGGATTGATAACGACGATTCCGAATTTCACGCCGCCTCCTCTAAGAAATCAACCACTCAG gTCATCACGCAGGAATCGCTTCTAGCAGCACAG AGAGAAGATTTGTTAAGGGTGATGGAGCTGTTATCGATCAAGGAGCACCATGCTCGGACTCTTCTCATTCATTACCAGTGGGATATTGAGAAGCTGATTTCTGTGTTTGTTGAGAAAGGAAAAGACAGCTTGTTCTCTGGAGCTGGTGTGACTGTCTTCGACTGTCGATACGGTGGCGACTCTTCTTCCCTTCCTTCGTCTTCTTCGAACATGAGCTGTGATGTCTGCCTAGAGGATGTGGTAGCTGATCTGATGAAGAGGATGGACTGTGGCCATTGCTTTTGCAACGATT GTTGGACGGAGCATTTCACTGTCCAGATCAACGAAGGCCAGAGCAAAAGGATCAGATGCATGGCGCATAAATGCAACGCTATCTGCGATGAAGATGTCGTCAGGAGCCTCGTCAGTAAAAAGCGTCCTGATCTAGCGGAGAAGTTTGATCGGTTCCTTGTCGAGTCGTACATAGAGGACAACAAGATGGTCAAGTGGTGTCCGAGCACTCCACATTGCGGGAATGCGATACGAGCTGAGGATGACAAGCTCTGCGAAGTTGAGTGTTCCTGTGGTCTTCAGTTTTGTTTCAGCTGTATGTGTCAGGCTCACTCCCCTTGCTCTTGTTTGATGTGGGAGCTGTGGAGAAAGAAGTGTAGAGATGAGTCGGAGACGGTTAACTGGATAACTGTTCATACCAAGCTGTGTCCCAAGTGTTACAAGCCTGTGGAGAAGAATGGTGGGTGCAATCTCGTGAGGTGTATTTGTGGGCAGTACTTTTG TTGGCTATGTGGTGGAGCTACCGGAAAGGAACACACCTATAGAAGCATAGCCGGTCACAGTTGTGGTCGGTACGAAGACGACAAAGAAAGGCAGATGGAAAGAGCCAAAAGGGATCTAGACAGGTACACACATTACCACCACCGATACAAAGCGCATACGGATTCATCAAAGCTTGAAGATAAACTCAGAGACACAATCCTCGAGAAAGTGTCAAATTCAGaaaagaaggagctgaagctcAAAGACTTCACATGGGTCACCAACGGACTCAACAGGCTATTCAGATCCAGACGGATCCTCTCGTATTCTTACGCCTTCGCTTATTACATGTTCGGTGAGGAGCTGTTCAAAGACGAGATGAGCTCTagtgagagagagatgaagaagaatctGTTCGAGGATCAGCAGCAGCAGCTCGAGGGTAACGTTGAGAAACTTTCTCAGCTGTTGGAGGAGCCCTTTGATGATTTTAGCGATGATAAAGTTATGGATGTGAGGATCCACGTCATCAACTTGTCTGTTGCGGTGGATAGCCTCTGCAAGAAGATGTACGAGTGCATTGAGAATGACTTGCTCGGTTCTCTTCAGTCTGGTATCCACAACATCGCGCCTTACAGTTCGAAGGGGATCGAACAAGCGGCTGAGTTTCATGCTTCGTGGAGTTCCTCCAAACCTTTGGATAGTAGTGGTACAAGCG GGGAGACATCAAGGCCTGAGAAAGCTTCAGGATCAAGGGACTCGGAAGACATGGTTTGCTCTTCTTCAAAGAAACGTCCGAGAAGAGAAGGAAGTTTCACAAACAGCAAAGTCACTTTGTTGGACTTGAACTTGCCTGCTGATTTCATCGACCAGAACTGA
- the LOC106401613 gene encoding probable E3 ubiquitin-protein ligase ARI1 isoform X2 yields MDDYYTADEEDCYYSSDHDESLGGIDNDDSEFHAASSKKSTTQVITQESLLAAQREDLLRVMELLSIKEHHARTLLIHYQWDIEKLISVFVEKGKDSLFSGAGVTVFDCRYGGDSSSLPSSSSNMSCDVCLEDVVADLMKRMDCGHCFCNDCWTEHFTVQINEGQSKRIRCMAHKCNAICDEDVVRSLVSKKRPDLAEKFDRFLVESYIEDNKMVKWCPSTPHCGNAIRAEDDKLCEVECSCGLQFCFSCMCQAHSPCSCLMWELWRKKCRDESETVNWITVHTKLCPKCYKPVEKNGGCNLVRCICGQYFCWLCGGATGKEHTYRSIAGHSCGRYEDDKERQMERAKRDLDRYTHYHHRYKAHTDSSKLEDKLRDTILEKVSNSEKKELKLKDFTWVTNGLNRLFRSRRILSYSYAFAYYMFGEELFKDEMSSSEREMKKNLFEDQQQQLEGNVEKLSQLLEEPFDDFSDDKVMDVRIHVINLSVAVDSLCKKMYECIENDLLGSLQSGIHNIAPYSSKGIEQAAEFHASWSSSKPLDSSGETSRPEKASGSRDSEDMVCSSSKKRPRREGSFTNSKVTLLDLNLPADFIDQN; encoded by the exons ATGGATGATTACTACACAGCTGACGAAGAGGATTGCTATTACTCCTCCGATCATGATGAGTCTCTGGGCGGGATTGATAACGACGATTCCGAATTTCACGCCGCCTCCTCTAAGAAATCAACCACTCAG gTCATCACGCAGGAATCGCTTCTAGCAGCACAG AGAGAAGATTTGTTAAGGGTGATGGAGCTGTTATCGATCAAGGAGCACCATGCTCGGACTCTTCTCATTCATTACCAGTGGGATATTGAGAAGCTGATTTCTGTGTTTGTTGAGAAAGGAAAAGACAGCTTGTTCTCTGGAGCTGGTGTGACTGTCTTCGACTGTCGATACGGTGGCGACTCTTCTTCCCTTCCTTCGTCTTCTTCGAACATGAGCTGTGATGTCTGCCTAGAGGATGTGGTAGCTGATCTGATGAAGAGGATGGACTGTGGCCATTGCTTTTGCAACGATT GTTGGACGGAGCATTTCACTGTCCAGATCAACGAAGGCCAGAGCAAAAGGATCAGATGCATGGCGCATAAATGCAACGCTATCTGCGATGAAGATGTCGTCAGGAGCCTCGTCAGTAAAAAGCGTCCTGATCTAGCGGAGAAGTTTGATCGGTTCCTTGTCGAGTCGTACATAGAGGACAACAAGATGGTCAAGTGGTGTCCGAGCACTCCACATTGCGGGAATGCGATACGAGCTGAGGATGACAAGCTCTGCGAAGTTGAGTGTTCCTGTGGTCTTCAGTTTTGTTTCAGCTGTATGTGTCAGGCTCACTCCCCTTGCTCTTGTTTGATGTGGGAGCTGTGGAGAAAGAAGTGTAGAGATGAGTCGGAGACGGTTAACTGGATAACTGTTCATACCAAGCTGTGTCCCAAGTGTTACAAGCCTGTGGAGAAGAATGGTGGGTGCAATCTCGTGAGGTGTATTTGTGGGCAGTACTTTTG TTGGCTATGTGGTGGAGCTACCGGAAAGGAACACACCTATAGAAGCATAGCCGGTCACAGTTGTGGTCGGTACGAAGACGACAAAGAAAGGCAGATGGAAAGAGCCAAAAGGGATCTAGACAGGTACACACATTACCACCACCGATACAAAGCGCATACGGATTCATCAAAGCTTGAAGATAAACTCAGAGACACAATCCTCGAGAAAGTGTCAAATTCAGaaaagaaggagctgaagctcAAAGACTTCACATGGGTCACCAACGGACTCAACAGGCTATTCAGATCCAGACGGATCCTCTCGTATTCTTACGCCTTCGCTTATTACATGTTCGGTGAGGAGCTGTTCAAAGACGAGATGAGCTCTagtgagagagagatgaagaagaatctGTTCGAGGATCAGCAGCAGCAGCTCGAGGGTAACGTTGAGAAACTTTCTCAGCTGTTGGAGGAGCCCTTTGATGATTTTAGCGATGATAAAGTTATGGATGTGAGGATCCACGTCATCAACTTGTCTGTTGCGGTGGATAGCCTCTGCAAGAAGATGTACGAGTGCATTGAGAATGACTTGCTCGGTTCTCTTCAGTCTGGTATCCACAACATCGCGCCTTACAGTTCGAAGGGGATCGAACAAGCGGCTGAGTTTCATGCTTCGTGGAGTTCCTCCAAACCTTTGGATAGTAGTG GGGAGACATCAAGGCCTGAGAAAGCTTCAGGATCAAGGGACTCGGAAGACATGGTTTGCTCTTCTTCAAAGAAACGTCCGAGAAGAGAAGGAAGTTTCACAAACAGCAAAGTCACTTTGTTGGACTTGAACTTGCCTGCTGATTTCATCGACCAGAACTGA